In the genome of Amia ocellicauda isolate fAmiCal2 chromosome 3, fAmiCal2.hap1, whole genome shotgun sequence, one region contains:
- the sec13 gene encoding protein SEC13 homolog, producing MVSVINTVDTSHEDMIHDAQMDYYGTRLATCSSDRSVKIFDVKNGGQILVADLRGHEGPVWQVAWAHPMYGNILASCSYDRKVIIWKEENGSWDKMYEYTGHDSSVNSVCWGPYDFGLILACGSSDGAISLLTYSGEGQWDVKKISNAHTIGCNAVSWAPAVVPGSLIDQPSGQKPSLIKRFVSGGCDNLVKLWKEEDGQWKEDQKLEAHSDWVRDVGWAPSIGLPTSTIASCSQDGRVFIWTCDDPAGNAWSAKLLHKFNDVVWHVSWSITGNILAVSGGDNKVTLWKESVDGQWACISDVNKGQGAVSAITEGQQSEQ from the exons CATGATGCTCAGATGGATTACTACGGCACCCGACTGGCCACCTGCTCCTCTGATAGGTCTGTCAAAATTTTTGACGTCAAAAACGGTGGCCAGATCCTGGTGGCTGATTTAAGGGG CCATGAAGGACCGGTCTGGCAGGTTGCATGGGCTCACCCCATGTACGGCAACATCTTGGCATCCTGTTCCTACGATAGAAAAGTGATCATATGGAAAGAGGAAAATGGCTCCTGGGACAAGATGTATGAATACACAGGACACGATTCTTCAG TGAACTCGGTGTGCTGGGGGCCCTATGACTTTGGCCTGATTCTGGCCTGTGGAAGCTCAGATGGGGCCATCTCATTGCTCACCTACTCCGGGGAAGGACAGTGGGATGTCAAGAAGATCAGCAACGCACACACT ATCGGCTGCAATGCAGTGAGCTGGGCTCCTGCCGTGGTGCCTGGCAGTCTCATTGACCAGCCGTCGGGACAGAAACCCAGCCTCATTAAAAGATTTGTATCGGGAGGCTGTGACAACTTGGTCAAGCTGTGGAA AGAGGAAGATGGACAGTGGAAGGAGGATCAGAAACTAGAAGCCCATAGTGACTGGGTTCGAGACGTGGGCTGGGCCCCTTCAATAGGCCTTCCCACCAGCACCATCGCCAGCTGTTCACAG GATGGGAGGGTCTTCATCTGGACGTGTGACGACCCAGCAGGAAACGCCTGGTCAGCGAAGCTTCTTCACAAGTTCAACGACGTGGTGTGGCACGTGAGCTGGTCCATCACGGGGAACATCCTGGCCGTCTCGGGAGGAGACAATAAG GTGACGTTGTGGAAGGAGTCGGTGGACGGCCAGTGGGCGTGCATCAGTGATGTCAACAAAGGTCAAGGAGCTGTGTCTGCCATCACAGAGGGCCAGCAGAGCGAGCAGTGA